Genomic DNA from Mus caroli chromosome 8, CAROLI_EIJ_v1.1, whole genome shotgun sequence:
atgcatgtttgtgtgtgggtgctcGGGCACATAGAGGCCACAGGTCTATGTCAGGTTTCTTCCTCAGTCACTgtctaccttagtttttgagatgaGAGTTTCTTGAACTTAGAACTCAGTTTTGACGAGGCTGGTCAGCCAGTGCTGGGATCTGCCTCAAAGTACTGGCACTCACAGGCTACCTGggtttttatgtgggctctgggtgtccacctgtcttagtcagggtttctattcctgcacaaacatgatgaccaagaagcaagttggggaggaaagggtttatttggcttacacttccatactgctgttcatcaccaaaggaagtcaggactggaactcaagcaggtcaggaagcaggagctgatgcagaggccatggagggatgttcttcactggcttgcctcccctggcttgctcagcctactctcttatagaacccaagactaccagcccagggaatggtcccacccacaaggggcctttcccccttgatcactaattgagaaaatgccttacagttggatctcatggaggcatttcctcaactgaagctcctttctctgtgataactccagctgtgtcaagttgacacaaaaatagccagtacaccacccAAGTCCATGAAAATACAGCAAACTCTCCACTGACTGAGCCTCTCGCAGATGATCAGACCACGACAAAAGCCAGTCTACTTATCTTAATGTAATCCCAAGAGGCTGCTTTAACTGGgggcagtttttaaaaaatgactcagATCATTAACATCTGTTCTATTTAGGGGGAGGCAGTTCAGAAATCTACGCTTACTTTATGCCATGGCTACATTTTCATGACATTATGCAGTGGTCATCTGCCACGAGAAACATGTTTCCATATTAAATGCTAAGCACATTGTAACTCAATTATTAAAGAGCAATGTTCTTAACGGTCgcagggtgggctggagagatggctctgtggttaagggtACTTACTGTCAGTCTGCCATGCTGGTACAGGCTGTTAACTCCAGTACTTGTGAGGGAGATTCTACatgcagagttccaggacagtggggatacatacagagaccctgtctcaaaaacaaacaaacaaacaaacaatatgcTGTTCTTGaaaaggacccaaattcagttcccagcacccacataggggTTCACAATAGTCTGCagcttcagtttcaggggatctgacaatctcttctggcccccacaggcaCTACAGATACATGGTATACAGAgggacacacaggcaaaacagctGTGCACAGAGACTAGAAACAGATAAGTCTCCTAACAACAGCAAATTCACGGAAGCATCCACGAATTTTCATTCCTATTTCATCCTATGCGACAGCTTCTACGACTCTAAGCTGGAACAAAGTGTCTCCCTTGTGGCATTAACTATGCTACTGACTTCTAAGATTAGCATCTCACCCATTAGTAGTGTGGCAACTAAACACAAACAAGAACACAGAgttaattgaaaaagaaaggcTTTGTGGACTTGACCTCTCATGTATGGATTTTATTCCACCCCAATATTTCCATGGAACTTAAAAGTTTAACAACCatctggttgtttttttttgtttttgtttttaaactagaTTATGTGGTTCTAAACCCAAGGATTGTTTCAAATTATCTTCAGGAGTCTAGAAGCAAAGCAGGGCAGTCATTTTCTCATACCAATAAATTTCAGTGGACTTGGGActtagctcagtgggagagtactTGCTTAGCAAAAGCATAAGGctatgggttcaattcccaggacaacaaaaacaaaccaaaaaaaccccaaaaaacaataaacaaaaaaactattttagAGGCCGGGACAGATGGGCTCAGCGGCTAAGACTGAAGACTCTTCCTGAAGAGGACCCAGTTCACTTCCCAGCTCCCGTAATACCTCAGAAGTCCAGGTCCAGGGAAGCTGATACCTTCTTCAGGCCTCTGCAGGCAGCCACACTCATGGCTCATGTGAGCCCCATCCCTCACACTGACATACCTGTGagtgtaattaaaataaatactcttgagaaaaattaaaatagttataAACTTCACGGCCATCGAGCTGGTGGGAGTGCCCGCTACCATGCCCGATGActggagttcagtccctgggaccctcATGGCGAAAGGAGAGACCAACtctcccaagttgtcctctggcctccacttagACGTCATGGCtcgcacgaacacacacacacacaaacacacacacacacacacacacacacacacacacacaaattaatgtaATTGGAAAAACTAGACCTTCAACCCTGAACACTTTGTAACTAAAAGCAAATGGCGAGGAGCTACTTAGTGAGCCAGAAATTAAGGTCTGTGAGGGCCAAGCACAGATCTATCTCCTACCTTAAAGCGTAGGAAGAGTAATTACAGATTCTGCTGGTGTCCCGCAGCCTGCTCTTATTGCTCACCATCTTAGATTATCTGGACAGTTAAGGACTCCATTTGTAAGAGCCCTTTTCAGCAGGAAGCACACTGTTCACAAGGCAGTTTGCTTGCACGGGAGGTGAGAGACGCAGATCCATGGGTGGCAGCGGGATCCGTGCAGTGTTTTGTAGCCCAGTCAGAGCATCTGATTACGCCGGTTTCCCCAACAGTGTTTACCCTTCCTTTCAAAGTATACACTAGCAACTTAGGAACCAATTTAATTAAGGAGTGCTAGGGTTAATTTTAAGGCACCAGAAACATAAATCTCTCCCCAAATACAGGCTATGGTCATTTAAAAAATGGGAgatgaattctttttaaattgtattattgtTGTATGTGGGGTTATTCTCATAATAGCAAACGTTTGGCAATCAGAAGACAGTTTGAGAGCTGGTTATCTCCCTGAATGGTTTTTGTCTAAGGTTTATGAGCATAAGTTTTGCCCGCAGTTATGCGTGTACGCTGCTTGTGTGCCGGATCGCATGGGAGCAAGAGAGGGGGTGGGAGCTGTTTTTACAGATTGTATGAATTATTATGAGCCATCgaatgaatgctgggaactgaacccaactcctctgcgagagcagtaagtgctcctaacctctgagccatctctccggcccccagTTCATTCTTGCCATGTTGGTCTTGCAGATTGAACTCAGCTTGTCAGTCTTCACTAGCCGTGCCATTCTGAtggcctgtgatttttttttttacaaattatttttttgtgtgcatgaacatatctgtgcaccacagcaggggtgtggagctcagaggacaacttgaaagaGTTGGTTTAATCTCTGGGGGTCCCACAGAGTAAAATTGGGTTGTTAGTGCCTCCCCCATACTCCTTAATTACCAACGAGAAAGCAAACTGTTACAAAAAAGAGCACGTATATGCTCTCCTTACTCCTTTTGTCAAATGGTTAAAGCAAAGCCAGAGCCAGCTGCCATTTTTAATGAGACTTACTTAATTTCCCTGGATTGGGTTACTCGAGGAAGTGCCCTACACACAGCCACACCCCGAGCCAACACAGTTCTTCAGACAGGACCCTGCACCTCACTAAGGGACAACACAAGCTGTATGCAAGAAATAGGAATCTGAACATCTCACCAATAGTTGTCTCCACAAAATACCCTGGGGTCTAAAGCACAGGCTAGCAACAGTATCCTGAACTTCACAAGATGAGGCACTGGTCAGCTGACATTTCCGAGactcttggaactcactgtaaaTGCGGCCTGGTTCAGGCCCGTGCATCACCACTCAGGATCAGAGCCTCAGGGCTGTACTGTACCATGGTTTCTCTTTCCCCTTGCAAACTTGACTTGCTAGTGTGCTTGCTTTCTAGCATCTTCCTAGATTTGattctttagacagggtctcatgcagccccaAGTAGGCTTAgactcttgatcctcttgcctcagcttctcatgTCCTGAGGTGAGGGCGTTTGTCACCACACAGCTCAGTGTCGCCTTTTTTAGTGCACTTCAGCGGCTGAACTTTTATATGAAAACACCCACAAGCTAAAATGgatatttaaaatctttattgttttgtcatcaaaagttttctctctctctccatggtaGGACGACAATGTGTTGGCGCATACTCATGAAAATACTCTTAAGTCGCTAGCCTAGAAACCAGAGACGGGATTGGCAAGCCAGTGTCACAGTCAGACACGCAATGCTGCGGCTAAGATTAGTTAGTACCCAGAAAGAATATGCAGCTGTTAGAAAGGAGTCTATGGCTAAGCGCTCAGCACTTCGCTTGCTTGTGAaggagcagagggcagggaggaCCAGAGACAGAGCCTCCTGCTCCATTCCCGATCCCAGAGAGGGTTCTGACCATGCGCACACCGCCGGCGAGTCTCTGTCATCATTACTCAACAAGCCACTGCTAGTCTAACCCACAAACAGCATGACTGCATTTGGACATTTCATAACACTTCCCACCTCaccaccaaacagaaacaaaataaaaaccgcGGCTGTAGACATCTTTAGTAAAAGCTGAACAAACCTGGTGCAtgttccagtttttttttttttttttaaagtttttttgagaaataaactgtaggaaaaaaaaacaacaacaaaagacagttGTCATGGTTACTCATTTTTCAGCTAAAGGCAGAACACTTCTTTTTATATAAGCACACTGGAGAAACATACAAGTGTCCTCACCAAAAAAATACTGCTGGATCAATGAGAACATTTTCATAATCAGCTCTTGGGTAAAGGACTGAGAATTGCAGATGCAAATGACCGCTACGATTTGGTCATGCCTGGTCACTGAGAAGATTTTGGTCAGGGCTGTGTTTGAAGCCGTGACACAGCTGGATTTGGCTACTCTGTATGAATTCATACAATAAATACCTTACTCACGACAGCAGATCCATCACGATGAAACCAAACCCTCGACAACTGAGAGGTTTACAGCAAACCTGCCTTAAGTGTTTTTCAAGTACGTACGCTATAAGGTTGGGAGACTACTCTAAGTCCTACGACTGCACGTTCCTGGATTACCTGCAAGACTAACAAGCCACTTGTGAATCACATCAAGGccttgtgggggaggggcactctGCAGGTATGGCATAGCAATTGGTTTCCTAGTAGTCAAACATTTCTAAACGTTATTAAACTATATTTGAAAAGTTCTTTTACTTAACTATATACAATGTACAAATAAGTtaaaaggaggaagcagagggaagctTTTGAATATCTACACTGCAAACACACAACTGTCCCATGCATGTCCCTTTCACCCTCCAAACCATGAGAGGTGACAGAGCTCAGACCTGTCACTAAGGATGGGAACAGCACGCAGACAGTGGGAAGCCAACGATGCTTCTTCCCACGCAGCTACTCGCCTGCTTTGACCATAACACACGCGGATATAAACTGGATCCCCAAACTTGTACCTTAAAGTTTAACATAAATTCTTCTAACAGTTGAGGAGAAAAGCACTCTTTTATAGCAATtccacaaaataattttcaattcaCAAAACACCTGTCCACTAGTACAACCAGCAACCCTTCTGGAGGGCATGGGCAGTATCAGTCGGCCCCCCTGAGGTATAAATGCAGCTATCTTTCACTGAGTAAATAGTAGATAAGGTATGTCAACGCTCTGAAGGTTTGCATTCACCTGGAGTGATGTCATCCTGACTGAATGAAAACTTACtcatgtatactttttttttttttaataatggagATTAACTGATTTTTAGAGAAAATATGTACTTTAGCCCATAATACAGCCAGAAGTTCTGAATTCCTAAACCAATGCAAATGGCTATTACATCTTAAAAATGGGTAACATTGCATACTGATTTTAAAACAACTGAACAGGGAAAACATGTAAGGATTTTAGATTCAGCAGGACACCATGGAAAGCACAGCCTAGAGAAGTGGGAAACCAGCCAAGCTTTTCCAAATGAGAAAATCCTTTTAATCTTCAGCAAGTCCCCATGGAAACAGGAGGCGTACAACAGCGAGAAGGAAGCAACTAGGGCACCCCAGAGGCTCGCCAACAGCTCAGCATCACGGCCCCCTCTCCTGTGCACGGATGGCCGGCAGACGACACAAGTCCAATGTGACTACAGTTCAGCAGCTCCTCACCACTGCTGCCAGCTGAAGTCGTCGTTGCTTCCGAAGACCAGGAAGAAGCCTAGAATAGTCGCGAAGATGACTGTGTTTCCCGTGAGAACAAGTGCGCAAGCTCCCCACTCGATCTACGGCAGGAAGAGAGACACAGTCAGCAGACACGCGACGTGAAGGCAACGAGGAACAGCAAATGCATCTCTGTGCATTGGTCAATCACCATCCTAAGCAATGTGGCTTGGGGTGACCTTCACAGCACAATGCTCCACACcctgtatgtgtttttatttgcCATTGATTGATCGTAGGAGGTGATAAATCACTCGGGAACAAGCTCGGCTTCAAGAATGGCCACTGTCGCTTCCTTCGGCTCTCTCTGCAGTCCCACCCCAGGGTCCTGAGTTTTTAGGATGCACCCTGCCCCCGTGTCGCCAGCACCGCATGGGATTCTGTAACTACTGCTTACAAAGGAAGTTTTGCTTAGGGAGTCTAAAATCTTGTTTGGAGCAGAAGTTGAACTCTAAGTACCAGTGAGGGAGACATCCTTGTACTTTCTCCGACAGGGGCAGAGGGAGCAAGTGCCTGTACCACACTTGACGTGTGGCTAGTCTCAGCCCTTCTCCCCACCTTTCCAGAGCTGAGGGTGATTCTGGGTACAAGTctgccctttctcctctttcacaCTTTCCCAGTCTCAGAGGATAAGTGTCTCACACATCTATGctttaggtcagtggttctcaaccaggtggcatatcagataccctacatatcagatatctacattatgattatcataagcaaaattacagttatgaagtagcaacaacaaactgtttttatggttggggtcaccacaacataaggaaccgTGTTAGAGGGTCCCaccactaggaaggctgagaaccactggttcgGGTTTTACAGGACAGGCAGGCTGGAGGATGCACAGCGCAGTTCCTGTGCCCTTTCTGCTGCGGACCCCAGCCATGTCTTCCAATAGTTTCAGTCTGACAGCAAGAAGAGACGGAAAAAGCTGAGGCTTTAATCCATCCTCTCCATCCTAATGCCGCTCACCTCTCTTTCACAtaacaaagcagaaaagaaaagagtggaCAGTCTGGTATAAAAGCATTCATAGAGTATGGCCACTCACCAGATGTGCTCTGGCAAACACAACAGGGAGTCCAAAAGCAGAGACGACGATGCCCGTGGTGAGGAATATGGCAAGCTCCTTACAAGCGTTGCTCATGGCGTCCGTGTCATCCACTAATCTTCTGGCTATGCAGTATGGGATGGGCGAGAGGATGTAAAAGAAGAGAACGAAGAGGGGCCAGTATTGGCTGGAAAAGAGAGCTGAGTCAGTGGCAGTGCGGTCAGACGCGTCACCGTTCAACACCCTAACCATGCTCCTGCTGTAGACCAGAGGACTATTACAAGGTAGCAAACAAGCTGCGCTTGGAAACAAAGCCGCGAGCTCACATGAGAAGCGTAGTCAGCTCATCCTGTGTTCAATTATGGCACAATATTAAAAATGGCTACTGACAAAATGCTTTATAAATTGAGGCCCCTCCCCCCAAGATTTGCTTTAGCATATAAGAAGGCATACTTAAGACTATTTACACAAAAACCTTTACATCCTGCCTTCTAGTAATGTTACAGTATCCATGATTGCTCTTACTGAAATCTAGGTGTAGGATGTAACAGAAGATGGTATTGAAAACCATAGTTTCTAGTCTATCGGTAACTGTGCTGTGCTGACGTCACTTGCTGGCTTTGACAAGTTCAGCGGAGGAAGCTGTGTGAAGGGGACAGGGAAGCTCTGTCCACATCTCTGTCAAGGTTTCAACAGTCTATTAAACAACTTATAAGAAATGAATGGTCTTTTTGGTTGACAAGCTTAATTATGTATACAATGGAGACTTGCTAGAGCTATctgttatgttttctttctttcttgctttctttctttctttctttctttcttgctttctttcttttaaagattcttttcctttttgttttcatttttcaccaCACGGGGtcttgagatttgaactcaggtcctcatgtctcTATTGCAAGTGCTCGATTCACTACACCATCCCTCGCCCCATAATTTAGCTTTGGTTTGGGCATTTATGATGTCATCATCAGTTTTCCATCTTTgctataatatatgttatatataaaatattacatattttgctATTGTTTCCATTTCGCTCTTCCCTGGGCGACTGTGAACAGCAATACTCTTACCCAACTACGGGTATCATCGTAAGCCTTTGTAAGTGGATTTGTGTGGGGATTTCTAAGAAGGGGAGGGCCAGGTCGAGGAGCTACAGGACACAGGTAAACTAGTTCCAAGAAATGGCAACTCCTCCCTTTCAAAACCCCAGCCTGACTTAGTCCCCACCTGCTGGCACCCAGCAGCACCCGCCCACCTCCTTTATCTTCACCAGTGGATTTCGGGTAGTGTGGAGTGGGATTCGGTGTGTTTTCATGTGCTTATTAGCAGCACAATTCTCTCTGCGACTTGTGCTCCACTTCTACCCATTTGTCTTTTGAAAACAAAGTtccttaaatattaatttaaaaagttttctataCTGGGCACAGTGACGGATCCCTGGAATTCTAGAACTTGAGAGGCTGGAGCGAGCTGACTGTGtgtgaggccagcccaggctacccaGCGAGACGATGTCTCAGTAGGAAGTTCTCCCCAGTCTACGGACAGCAACCACCTGCAGCTGTGCTCGGAAACGGCCGGGGTTTCCTTCCACAGAGGACACTTTAGGTTTCTTCGGTGGATCATTGATGGGCATCGGGGCTGAGTTTCTGCCACCAGGTCATTGCAGAAGCAGGTCAGAGCCAAAAAGCTCCCTGCCTGAGCGTTCTAGTGTCTTTACAAATCAACTTTAAGTGATGATCTTCGGAAAAGGACTATGTTGGTGAATTAACCTTTCTCTCCGTTTCTTGTATAATAGTAGGAAACAGAGCATGTTGAAAAACCTCAGTAGAAGAATTTTCCCTTTAAACATTCAAAAAGAAATGACATACTTGTATATCGGAAGGGCACATCCAAGCATCAGGAACATCAGCCCGATCGCTCCTCCAAAGGACAAACTAATTAAagctgcaaaacaaacaaaaaccccagagaTCAATCGGTCAGGCCGCCATAGTGCCATCTCTGTTCACACGCACAGCAGTCTGAGTGGGACCTGGAATCCCACAAGTTAATTAGGGTTAATACAAACTAAAGATCAGTCTACAGGGTAAGACTcaatctcaaaaagcaaaacaaatgtgaGCTGTCTTCAAAACTGCCAACTGCACAGTTTCAGAATTAGTTTCTATGGCATCCCCAAAACATGTGTTAGAGGTTGAACACCCTCCTTAATCCCCGGAAAGGCTCTGAAGTGTGGGATGT
This window encodes:
- the Leprotl1 gene encoding leptin receptor overlapping transcript-like 1, producing the protein MAGIKALISLSFGGAIGLMFLMLGCALPIYNQYWPLFVLFFYILSPIPYCIARRLVDDTDAMSNACKELAIFLTTGIVVSAFGLPVVFARAHLIEWGACALVLTGNTVIFATILGFFLVFGSNDDFSWQQW